A region of Lycium barbarum isolate Lr01 chromosome 1, ASM1917538v2, whole genome shotgun sequence DNA encodes the following proteins:
- the LOC132605262 gene encoding protein NRT1/ PTR FAMILY 2.7-like, which produces MEAPSEAQLSRSTGGWITFPFIIASSVGLTLAFGGWQSNLIVYLIEEFEVESIDAAQISNLVNGAGSLIPVLAAIVADSFLGCFSTIWICSIISLLGTILLALTATLDTLRPKPCEVDSTSCIPKPRIQYVVLYAAIVLATLGSGGTRSTLSTIGADQLNKPKEQGIFFNWFFFFWYSASVVASTAIVYVEDNVSWKVGFFICAAANVVASVIFLMGTRFYTKFKPEGSPFTSLARVVVASIRKRKMPLPLTGDDFYHGRSGVEPKAILFAPSKTFRFLNRAAIKSEGDINPDGSTTNRWRLCSVQEVEDFKSLIKIVPLWSSSFFLGTTIGVQASLSVLQALAMERHVGQHFQIPAGSVLVFVLISTAIFLALFDKFLFPTWKNLTGKSLTPLQRIGVGHVLNFLSMGVSALVESKRLKLAKSNHLDQGSIIVHMSVLWLVPQLALVGIAEAFHYPGQVSLYYQEFPITLKNMATAMISVLVGIAFYLATALVDVVRKATTWLPGNINNGRLDNVYWLLVVGSALNFGYYVTCAWYYKYQNLKEVDHNGSTSDE; this is translated from the exons ATGGAAGCTCCATCAGAGGCACAGTTGTCAAGAAGTACTGGAGGCTGGATCACCTTTCCCTTCATTATAG CGAGCTCAGTAGGCTTGACCCTAGCATTTGGAGGCTGGCAGAGCAACCTAATTGTGTATCTGATAGAAGAATTTGAAGTGGAAAGCATCGATGCTGCTCAGATATCAAACTTGGTTAATGGTGCTGGAAGTTTAATTCCTGTTCTTGCAGCAATTGTTGCCGACTCATTTCTTGGCTGCTTCTCTACCATTTGGATTTGTTCCATCATCTCATTATTG GGTACAATCCTCTTAGCTTTAACAGCAACACTTGATACTTTGAGGCCAAAACCCTGTGAAGTTGACTCAACCTCTTGTATCCCTAAACCAAGAATTCAATATGTCGTACTCTATGCAGCCATAGTTCTAGCAACGTTGGGAAGTGGTGGTACTCGATCAACCCTTTCGACAATTGGAGCCGATCAACTAAATAAACCAAAGGAACAAGGGATTTTCTTCAATTGgttcttcttcttttggtattCTGCTTCTGTAGTAGCATCCACAGCTATAGTCTATGTTGAAGATAATGTTAGCTGGAAAGTTGGATTTTTCATTTGTGCAGCGGCTAACGTTGTTGCTTCAGTCATTTTCCTAATGGGAACCAGATTTTACACCAAGTTTAAGCCAGAAGGGAGTCCATTCACTAGTTTGGCTCGTGTCGTGGTTGCAAGtattagaaaaagaaaaatgcCACTTCCATTGACTGGTGACGATTTTTACCATGGACGTAGTGGCGTGGAACCCAAAGCAATACTTTTTGCGCCTTCAAAAACCTTCAG GTTCTTGAACCGTGCGGCCATTAAAAGTGAAGGTGATATTAACCCAGATGGTTCAACAACTAATAGATGGAGACTTTGTTCAGTACAAGAAGTAGAAGATTTCAAATCCTTAATTAAAATCGTACCACTATGGTCAAGTAGCTTTTTCCTTGGCACTACAATTGGTGTCCAAGCAAGTTTGTCAGTCCTTCAAGCCTTAGCAATGGAACGCCACGTAGGACAACATTTCCAAATCCCAGCTGGATCCGTACTAGTTTTTGTCCTCATCTCCACTGCTATATTCCTAGCCTTGTTCGACAAATTTCTCTTTCCCACGTGGAAAAATTTGACTGGCAAATCACTTACTCCCCTTCAAAGAATTGGGGTTGGACACGTACTCAATTTTCTAAGCATGGGTGTCTCAGCCTTAGTCGAGTCAAAGAGGCTAAAGTTAGCAAAATCCAACCACCTTGACCAAGGTTCCATTATTGTGCACATGTCAGTGTTATGGCTTGTGCCACAATTAGCACTTGTTGGCATTGCAgaggcatttcattatcctggaCAAGTATCATTGTACTACCAAGAGTTCCCAATAACCTTAAAGAACATGGCAACTGCGATGATTTCGGTGCTTGTTGGTATAGCATTTTATTTGGCTACTGCTCTAGTTGATGTTGTTAGAAAGGCAACTACATGGTTACCAGGTAACATAAATAATGGAAGGCTGGACAATGTGTACTGGTTATTGGTTGTAGGGAGTGCATTGAACTTCGGTTACTATGTAACTTGTGCTTGGTATTATAAATATCAAAACCTCAAGGAAGTGGATCACAATGGTTCTACTTCTGATGAGTGA